One genomic segment of Candidatus Brocadiaceae bacterium includes these proteins:
- a CDS encoding YaeQ family protein: protein MALKATIFKVDLSVTDIDRKYYQEHKLTIARHPSENDARMMTRLLAFALNAHEALAFSQGMSSGDEPDLWQKDLSGNIEVWIDLGQPDEKRIRKACGRAKEVIIYTYSGRSANVWWDKINPNLKRFKNLTVINLTTESIREIVILAHRTMDIQCTIQEGHVWISDNDQTVKVDPIKWKTREE from the coding sequence ATGGCACTGAAGGCAACAATATTTAAGGTTGATCTGAGCGTCACAGACATAGACCGTAAGTACTACCAGGAGCATAAATTAACTATTGCACGGCATCCATCAGAGAACGATGCCCGCATGATGACCCGTTTATTGGCGTTTGCCTTGAATGCCCATGAAGCGCTCGCATTCTCTCAAGGCATGAGCAGTGGCGACGAACCGGATTTGTGGCAAAAAGATTTAAGCGGGAACATTGAAGTATGGATAGACCTGGGTCAACCCGATGAAAAACGGATTCGAAAGGCTTGTGGCCGCGCTAAAGAAGTCATTATCTACACTTATAGTGGTCGTAGCGCCAACGTTTGGTGGGATAAGATAAATCCTAATTTAAAACGTTTCAAAAACCTGACCGTTATAAACCTGACAACAGAATCTATCCGGGAAATAGTCATCTTGGCACACCGTACCATGGATATCCAGTGTACTATTCAGGAAGGACACGTTTGGATTTCCGACAATGATCAAACAGTGAAGGTCGACCCGATAAAGTGGAAAACGAGGGAAGAATAG
- the glmM gene encoding phosphoglucosamine mutase, giving the protein MNRQLFGTDGIRGKVNKYPMTAQTVLTLGQSVAKYFNKEGKRIKAVIGKDTRLSGYLFENALTAGLCSFGVDVFLIGTMPTPAIAHITKSFAADLGIVISASHNSSDDNGIKIFDGNGYKLPDEVELEIEKILFKGVSSEGFNSKCLGKVFRVEDARGRYIEFVKNSIRNNRLTGTKVVLDCAHGAAYKVAPLILRELGADVVVCNNSPDGLNINSECGSQYPYVIAEAVVRENADLGIALDGDADRVILVDETGASVDGDHIMAIAAIFLKDTGLLSNDTVVATIMSNLGFEKSLKEKNINVVRTDVGDRYVIEVMKKNGHKLGGEQSGHIVFSEFSTTGDGTLTALQVMNIMKHTGKKLSKLKECMRTYPQVLKNVKVKEKRPIDDLKNVLETIKRVEEELGDDGRTLVRYSGTEQKCRVMIEGIDEIQIKKYADMICDAIEKEIGT; this is encoded by the coding sequence TTGAACAGGCAACTTTTTGGCACTGATGGTATAAGAGGAAAAGTAAACAAATATCCAATGACTGCGCAAACCGTGCTCACATTGGGACAATCTGTTGCAAAATATTTTAATAAGGAAGGGAAGCGAATCAAGGCCGTGATCGGGAAAGATACAAGGCTTTCGGGATACCTATTCGAGAATGCATTGACAGCAGGATTATGTTCATTCGGTGTAGATGTTTTTTTGATCGGAACAATGCCAACTCCTGCAATTGCTCATATTACGAAATCTTTTGCCGCTGATTTAGGTATTGTAATCAGTGCCTCACACAATTCCTCTGATGATAATGGGATAAAGATTTTTGATGGTAATGGTTACAAGCTGCCTGATGAAGTCGAGCTGGAGATTGAAAAAATTCTTTTTAAAGGCGTCTCCTCGGAAGGTTTTAATTCAAAGTGCCTTGGGAAGGTATTTCGCGTTGAAGATGCACGGGGACGGTATATAGAATTTGTCAAGAATTCTATAAGAAATAATAGGCTCACCGGAACGAAGGTGGTGCTTGATTGTGCTCATGGTGCTGCGTATAAAGTCGCACCGCTTATTCTACGGGAACTGGGAGCCGATGTGGTAGTTTGTAATAACAGTCCCGATGGACTCAATATAAATAGTGAATGTGGCTCTCAATACCCGTATGTTATTGCTGAAGCTGTAGTACGGGAAAATGCGGATTTAGGGATTGCGCTTGATGGCGATGCTGACCGGGTAATCCTAGTGGACGAAACAGGAGCTTCTGTTGACGGAGATCATATTATGGCCATTGCGGCGATATTTCTTAAAGACACCGGGCTATTATCTAATGATACCGTTGTTGCAACGATAATGAGTAACCTTGGGTTTGAAAAATCCCTGAAGGAAAAGAACATAAATGTTGTTCGAACTGATGTTGGAGACAGATATGTCATTGAAGTAATGAAAAAGAATGGTCACAAACTTGGGGGAGAACAGTCAGGCCATATTGTCTTTTCTGAATTCAGTACGACCGGTGATGGAACCTTGACGGCCTTACAGGTGATGAATATCATGAAACATACGGGTAAAAAACTTTCAAAACTGAAAGAATGTATGAGAACATATCCTCAAGTACTGAAAAATGTCAAAGTGAAAGAAAAAAGACCTATTGATGATCTCAAAAATGTACTTGAGACAATAAAGAGAGTGGAGGAGGAGTTAGGAGATGATGGCAGAACCCTTGTTCGCTATTCCGGTACCGAACAAAAATGCAGGGTTATGATTGAAGGCATAGATGAAATCCAAATAAAGAAGTATGCCGATATGATCTGTGATGCAATTGAGAAAGAGATAGGCACATGA
- a CDS encoding NTP transferase domain-containing protein: MIIKNSKTAKERATEGESKKGLKAVILAAGKSTRTYPLTLTRPKPLLKILNKTLLERNLDQLKGIVDEVILVVGYRKEMLMEFIGKTYKDLAITFVEQKTQLGTGDALECVKEHLDGKFIFMCGDDLYSRKDIENCLQHKYALLGKKVNDPERFGVLVTKEGKLTEIVEKPKEFVSDIANTGLYVLDKNVFCFNPEKSDRGEYEATDYITNLAKKEDVFVEETGDFWIPIGYPWNLIEANAFFLKDIKTDIRGNVEDYVTIKGNVVIGKNTIIKSGTYIEGPVMIGENCIIGPGAYIRPDTTIGNNCTIRAEVFDAIIMDGTVAKHYSYIAHSVLCEDVNVAAGTITSDYRHDGKNIITMVNEKRVDSGRRKLGSFIGDHVRTGINTCIYPGRKIWPDKSTLPGEVVKKDVK, encoded by the coding sequence ATGATAATAAAAAATTCTAAAACTGCAAAGGAAAGAGCAACTGAAGGTGAAAGTAAGAAGGGCTTAAAGGCTGTAATCCTTGCGGCAGGAAAAAGCACGAGAACGTATCCGCTTACACTGACAAGGCCAAAGCCATTATTGAAGATTCTGAATAAAACCTTGCTTGAACGTAATCTTGACCAACTGAAAGGCATTGTGGATGAAGTAATTCTTGTCGTTGGTTATAGAAAAGAGATGCTTATGGAGTTTATCGGGAAAACATACAAGGATCTGGCGATCACGTTTGTTGAACAAAAAACGCAACTAGGCACAGGAGACGCTTTAGAATGTGTAAAAGAGCATCTGGATGGAAAATTTATTTTCATGTGTGGTGATGATTTGTACAGCAGAAAGGATATTGAGAACTGTTTACAGCATAAATATGCACTTTTAGGCAAGAAAGTAAATGACCCTGAAAGATTTGGCGTGCTGGTTACGAAAGAAGGAAAACTTACAGAGATTGTGGAAAAACCAAAAGAATTTGTTTCGGATATTGCAAATACTGGATTATATGTGCTTGATAAGAATGTTTTTTGTTTCAATCCGGAAAAATCTGATAGAGGAGAATATGAGGCAACGGATTATATCACGAACCTGGCAAAAAAAGAGGATGTTTTTGTGGAGGAAACAGGAGATTTTTGGATACCCATAGGGTATCCCTGGAATCTTATCGAAGCAAACGCTTTTTTTTTGAAGGATATAAAGACTGATATCAGGGGTAATGTAGAAGATTATGTGACAATAAAAGGCAACGTTGTTATTGGCAAAAATACCATTATAAAGAGCGGTACGTATATTGAAGGTCCTGTAATGATCGGAGAGAACTGCATTATCGGTCCAGGTGCTTACATAAGGCCAGATACAACCATTGGAAACAATTGCACTATTAGAGCAGAGGTTTTTGATGCGATAATAATGGATGGTACGGTGGCAAAGCATTATAGCTATATTGCCCATTCCGTACTTTGTGAGGATGTGAATGTTGCCGCAGGTACAATCACCTCTGATTATCGTCATGACGGAAAAAATATTATTACTATGGTTAATGAGAAAAGAGTAGACTCGGGAAGGAGAAAGCTCGGCTCGTTTATTGGAGACCACGTAAGGACCGGAATCAATACTTGTATTTATCCCGGAAGAAAAATATGGCCAGACAAAAGTACGTTACCCGGTGAAGTCGTTAAAAAGGATGTCAAATAA
- a CDS encoding YqgE/AlgH family protein: protein MSTFLKKGTYLIANPEGTDPNFMRTVVLVCDHNEQGAFGLILNRTLEITISQILPNNPHAIERNELIYFGGPVETSKLFCLHGNQRNNIYNCDKICDGVYLGTNQACLNDWLISDHIHNGFRLYLGYSGWAGGQLENEIEMNYWIVGPANGNIVFYPNPENIWWYILHNIGGHESGDSFDSPYPSLN, encoded by the coding sequence ATGAGCACTTTTTTGAAGAAAGGGACTTATCTTATCGCAAATCCGGAGGGAACGGATCCGAATTTCATGCGAACGGTTGTTTTGGTTTGCGATCACAATGAGCAAGGAGCTTTTGGACTGATATTAAACAGAACATTGGAAATAACTATCTCACAAATCCTTCCAAATAACCCTCATGCTATAGAAAGAAATGAACTGATATATTTTGGGGGGCCGGTGGAAACGAGTAAATTGTTTTGTTTACATGGTAATCAGAGAAATAACATTTACAATTGTGATAAAATTTGTGATGGTGTATATCTTGGAACGAATCAGGCATGCTTGAATGATTGGTTGATAAGTGATCATATTCATAATGGCTTTCGCCTTTATCTCGGATATTCCGGATGGGCGGGAGGTCAATTGGAAAATGAAATTGAAATGAATTACTGGATCGTCGGGCCCGCTAACGGCAATATCGTATTTTATCCAAATCCTGAAAATATCTGGTGGTATATACTCCATAATATCGGAGGGCATGAATCGGGGGACTCTTTTGATTCTCCTTATCCATCCCTGAATTGA
- a CDS encoding Na+:solute symporter, with the protein MDEFFVSGRCLPWWIVGTSMVATTFAADTPLAVSGLVAKGGIWKNWVWWNWGIGGIFAVFLFSRLWNRAGITTDAELIELRYDGKAAACLRIYRALWFGLFQNLLIIAWVMKAMAKIIVTIMGWDTTTLFLGMNAEVVTVLSLFILTVFYTAMSGLWGVIATDVIQFIVAMTGSIYLAVASYVKLGGIVSIKAKIERGGFDVDTVFDIIPKITPLTEATPFTEFLVLAVIVWVVMYNVDGGGYLAQRLFAAKNERHAMFAYLWYNIAMICLRPWPWIVVGLCGMAYFGKIQDTETYYPLIMKEVLPVGMFGVMIASFLAAFMSTIDTQLNWGASILVNDCYKRFFRKSASDKEYVFVARIFIVFLALLGAFVSFAVHDISQVWIIVFSVTAGIGSVYVLRWYWWRVNAWSEITAFAMALAATLLFKGIPFFTYLPALQNSFFADGLTQTYPEQPLFQFPYSIVLSMTIIIPAWLGVTMITRPVAKGHLIKFYRRVYPGGPGWRKIALEVPGYEKEGITAKTFLHIGLGIIMVNCSLIGTGKLILGSLFPCMLLLLMAVASGIGLYFCLTE; encoded by the coding sequence ATGGACGAATTTTTTGTTTCCGGTCGTTGTCTGCCCTGGTGGATAGTAGGCACGTCAATGGTTGCTACTACGTTTGCTGCCGATACCCCTCTTGCTGTTTCCGGCCTTGTTGCAAAGGGAGGCATATGGAAAAACTGGGTATGGTGGAACTGGGGTATTGGTGGAATATTTGCGGTTTTTCTTTTCTCACGCCTCTGGAATCGGGCCGGTATAACAACAGATGCGGAACTGATTGAGTTACGGTATGACGGAAAAGCCGCTGCCTGCCTTCGCATATACAGGGCACTATGGTTTGGTCTTTTTCAAAACCTGCTTATTATCGCATGGGTAATGAAAGCAATGGCGAAAATTATTGTCACCATTATGGGATGGGATACTACAACATTATTTTTGGGTATGAATGCAGAAGTAGTTACCGTTTTAAGTCTTTTCATACTGACCGTGTTTTACACGGCAATGTCAGGTCTATGGGGCGTTATCGCAACAGACGTTATACAGTTTATTGTCGCAATGACAGGGTCAATTTATCTTGCAGTTGCTTCGTACGTCAAATTAGGAGGCATTGTCAGTATAAAGGCAAAAATAGAGAGAGGAGGATTTGATGTTGACACGGTATTTGACATAATACCGAAAATAACTCCCCTTACCGAAGCAACACCTTTCACCGAATTTCTTGTACTGGCAGTAATTGTATGGGTTGTTATGTACAATGTCGACGGTGGCGGCTATCTTGCTCAACGGCTTTTTGCAGCGAAAAACGAACGTCACGCTATGTTTGCTTATTTATGGTACAACATTGCAATGATTTGTCTCAGACCGTGGCCATGGATCGTTGTTGGTCTCTGCGGTATGGCATATTTCGGAAAAATTCAAGACACAGAAACATATTACCCTCTTATTATGAAGGAAGTTTTACCGGTAGGGATGTTTGGTGTCATGATTGCATCATTTCTCGCTGCATTTATGTCAACTATCGATACCCAATTAAATTGGGGTGCATCCATACTGGTAAATGATTGTTATAAAAGGTTTTTTAGAAAAAGCGCCTCGGACAAAGAATACGTCTTTGTAGCAAGAATATTCATCGTTTTTCTCGCGCTTCTTGGCGCATTTGTTTCTTTTGCCGTACATGATATATCACAGGTATGGATAATTGTATTTTCTGTAACTGCTGGAATCGGATCGGTCTATGTTTTACGGTGGTACTGGTGGAGGGTAAATGCCTGGTCGGAAATTACCGCTTTTGCCATGGCCCTTGCCGCAACGCTTCTTTTTAAAGGTATCCCATTTTTCACATACCTTCCCGCCCTACAAAATTCATTTTTTGCAGACGGACTGACTCAAACATATCCGGAACAACCCCTATTTCAGTTTCCCTATTCAATTGTCCTTTCCATGACGATCATTATTCCTGCCTGGTTGGGTGTTACCATGATTACCCGTCCCGTAGCAAAGGGACATTTGATTAAATTCTATAGAAGGGTTTATCCTGGGGGACCTGGATGGAGAAAAATTGCTCTTGAAGTTCCCGGTTATGAGAAAGAGGGTATTACCGCGAAGACTTTCCTCCACATAGGACTTGGCATTATTATGGTAAATTGTTCTCTCATTGGTACTGGAAAATTAATTCTCGGATCGCTCTTTCCCTGTATGTTACTTCTTCTGATGGCAGTTGCATCAGGAATTGGTTTGTATTTTTGCTTAACAGAGTAG
- a CDS encoding DUF2279 domain-containing protein — protein sequence MKKYLSFSSLQARKFLCILLVVITVSETTGCATGNRKDTAWHGKDKLFHFVAAGCIGALGSRIAENNGASKDEAALTGISFALGFGACKELYDAYGKKTFWSWKDVAWDGFGGITGSIAISR from the coding sequence ATGAAAAAATATTTATCCTTTTCCAGCCTGCAAGCAAGAAAATTTTTATGTATTTTGCTCGTTGTCATTACAGTGTCAGAAACAACAGGATGTGCTACGGGTAATAGAAAGGATACCGCGTGGCATGGCAAGGATAAGCTTTTTCATTTTGTGGCTGCCGGGTGTATAGGTGCCCTTGGCAGTCGTATTGCGGAGAATAACGGCGCATCAAAAGATGAAGCAGCTCTAACAGGAATATCTTTCGCACTAGGGTTTGGCGCTTGCAAGGAACTGTATGATGCATACGGGAAGAAAACCTTTTGGAGCTGGAAAGACGTGGCGTGGGATGGTTTTGGGGGAATAACCGGAAGCATTGCGATTTCGAGATGA
- the glgC gene encoding glucose-1-phosphate adenylyltransferase, translated as MNPFDYKISKNILVMLLAGGQGERLYPLTKDRAKPAVPFGGIYRIIDFTLSNCINSGFRKVCVLTQYKSYSLDRHVRIGWDIFNRELDEFIECIPPQKRISDLWYQGTADAVYQNIYVMERERPEKVLILGGDHIYKMDYRELVEFHTEKKADLTVPCIEVPLNEATRFGVVGIDNEQRIITFDEKPAHPEPTPSNPEMALVSMGIYLFNTDLLVKRLIEDAKKDTKHDFGKNIIPPMIGSDSLYAYVFKDKNNREINYWRDIGTLDAYWEANMELVQIEPVFNLYDKSWPIRTYHVRQPPAKTVFAESFPDGRCGMALNSLISDGCIISGARVQRSIISPDVRVEDHSEVTDSIIMEGVRIGKNVKIRNAIIDKRVVVPDGKHIGYDLRKDAGQFTITDKGIVVAQKGLSVL; from the coding sequence ATGAATCCTTTTGACTATAAAATATCAAAAAATATTTTGGTTATGCTGCTGGCAGGCGGTCAGGGGGAGAGATTGTATCCCTTAACGAAAGACCGGGCAAAACCTGCGGTACCATTCGGTGGTATCTATCGAATTATCGATTTTACGTTAAGCAACTGTATTAACTCGGGATTCCGTAAGGTATGTGTGTTAACACAATATAAATCCTATTCACTTGACAGACATGTAAGAATTGGATGGGATATTTTTAATAGAGAACTGGATGAGTTCATAGAATGCATACCCCCGCAAAAAAGAATCAGTGATCTCTGGTATCAGGGAACTGCTGATGCCGTATATCAAAACATATACGTGATGGAGAGAGAACGCCCGGAGAAGGTATTGATCTTGGGCGGTGATCATATTTATAAGATGGACTATAGAGAGCTGGTGGAATTTCATACTGAAAAAAAAGCTGATTTAACTGTTCCCTGTATCGAAGTTCCACTAAACGAAGCAACGCGCTTCGGGGTGGTGGGTATTGATAATGAGCAAAGGATTATTACTTTTGACGAAAAACCAGCTCATCCCGAACCAACACCTTCAAATCCTGAAATGGCACTGGTTTCAATGGGTATTTATCTTTTTAACACGGACCTGTTGGTAAAACGCTTGATAGAGGACGCAAAGAAAGACACAAAACATGACTTCGGGAAAAATATTATACCGCCAATGATAGGCAGCGATAGTCTCTATGCCTATGTTTTTAAAGACAAAAATAATAGAGAAATTAATTATTGGAGAGATATTGGGACGCTGGATGCGTATTGGGAAGCAAATATGGAGCTTGTTCAAATTGAGCCAGTTTTTAATCTGTATGATAAAAGCTGGCCAATTCGTACCTATCATGTAAGGCAGCCTCCCGCAAAGACGGTATTCGCCGAATCATTTCCGGATGGAAGGTGCGGCATGGCATTGAATTCTCTCATATCCGACGGATGCATTATCAGTGGCGCCAGAGTGCAAAGGTCTATTATTTCGCCCGATGTGCGAGTTGAGGACCATTCAGAAGTCACTGATTCCATTATTATGGAGGGGGTAAGGATTGGCAAAAATGTCAAAATCAGAAATGCTATTATTGATAAAAGGGTGGTAGTCCCGGACGGAAAGCATATTGGATATGATTTACGTAAGGATGCCGGTCAGTTTACGATAACTGACAAGGGTATTGTTGTCGCACAAAAAGGGTTGTCAGTGCTTTGA
- a CDS encoding hydroxylamine oxidase, which produces MNMQKMCLFFMSIISLFPCAMGLYADGKQPDEMPSMLSEQTQVCLMCHKMVTPGIVEDWLTSRHSKITPAMSFAKPIQERRLSSDTIPDTMKPFVVGCFECHGQNPSLHQDNFNHFGFKINVVVSPNDCKTCHAVEVEEYSGSKKANALVNIQKNPLYHTFVDALTGLKTLKDNEIMYCKASDTAKAETCYACHGTEVTVKGLKKISTNFGEIEVPDLTNWPNQGVGRINPDGSHGACTSCHPRHGFSIEIARKPYTCSQCHLEPDVPSFEVYSESKHGNIFCSTEHLWNWSNVPWIIGKDFKAPTCATCHNSLIATSDGKTIVPRTHDFGARLWVRLFGLIYSHPQPKSGKTYEMINSENMPLPTSFTGEPASEYLIDEKEQLQRQIEMKKVCQGCHGTNWSNAFFSKLEAVIDETDAMVQEATKLVQKAWDEDLADPANPFDEMIEHLWIKQWFFYANSIRYAAAMSGPDYATFKNGWMQSILNLHEMLDMTKEKE; this is translated from the coding sequence ATGAATATGCAAAAAATGTGTCTGTTTTTTATGAGTATTATTTCCCTCTTTCCCTGTGCCATGGGACTATATGCTGACGGGAAACAGCCGGATGAAATGCCATCGATGCTCAGCGAACAAACGCAGGTTTGTTTGATGTGCCATAAAATGGTTACTCCGGGGATTGTTGAAGATTGGCTTACCAGCAGACATTCAAAAATTACTCCCGCAATGTCCTTCGCGAAACCCATCCAGGAGAGGAGACTTTCGAGTGATACCATACCTGATACCATGAAACCGTTTGTTGTGGGTTGTTTTGAATGTCACGGGCAGAACCCTTCACTACATCAAGACAATTTCAACCATTTTGGTTTTAAAATAAATGTTGTCGTATCACCAAATGATTGTAAGACCTGTCATGCAGTAGAAGTAGAAGAGTATTCAGGGAGTAAAAAGGCCAATGCATTGGTTAACATTCAAAAGAATCCTCTTTATCATACGTTTGTGGATGCCCTTACCGGCTTAAAAACACTTAAGGATAACGAAATCATGTATTGTAAAGCATCTGATACGGCAAAAGCTGAAACCTGTTATGCCTGCCATGGCACAGAAGTAACGGTAAAGGGTCTGAAAAAAATTTCAACCAATTTTGGTGAAATAGAGGTGCCGGATCTTACGAATTGGCCAAACCAGGGGGTAGGAAGGATAAATCCTGATGGTAGCCATGGCGCATGTACATCGTGTCACCCGAGACACGGCTTTTCTATCGAAATAGCAAGAAAGCCATATACCTGCTCCCAGTGTCATCTTGAGCCTGATGTGCCCTCATTTGAAGTGTATAGTGAAAGTAAACATGGAAATATTTTTTGTTCCACGGAGCATTTATGGAACTGGAGCAACGTGCCCTGGATTATTGGGAAAGATTTTAAAGCCCCAACATGCGCAACATGCCATAACAGTCTTATAGCCACTTCTGACGGTAAAACCATCGTGCCAAGAACCCATGATTTTGGCGCGAGATTATGGGTTCGATTGTTTGGACTCATTTATTCACACCCCCAACCAAAAAGTGGTAAAACCTATGAAATGATAAATAGTGAAAATATGCCCCTTCCGACTTCATTTACCGGGGAACCGGCTTCTGAATATTTGATTGATGAAAAAGAGCAATTGCAACGCCAGATAGAAATGAAAAAAGTGTGCCAAGGTTGTCATGGCACCAATTGGAGCAATGCGTTTTTTTCAAAACTGGAGGCTGTCATAGATGAAACTGATGCTATGGTGCAGGAGGCAACAAAACTTGTTCAAAAAGCATGGGATGAAGATCTGGCGGACCCTGCAAATCCTTTCGATGAGATGATTGAACACTTATGGATCAAGCAATGGTTTTTTTATGCAAACTCTATTCGGTACGCGGCAGCTATGAGCGGACCAGACTATGCCACCTTTAAAAATGGCTGGATGCAATCAATATTGAATTTGCATGAAATGCTTGATATGACAAAAGAAAAGGAATGA
- a CDS encoding polyprenyl synthetase family protein — translation MGIEDSIKTYGAKIDELLTRFIPRDRKDYLGEPIWHHMQSGGKRVRPALCLITCEALGGNPEDAIHFALAIEFMHNMFLMHDDIEDGDTVRRDQPTVWVKYGIANAINAGDYLLGCAYKSILASPVPQDTKLQLLEVFTLTYNKTVEGQAFDINARAAELFSVEEYMKMVTLKTGYYLACGMVGGAIVSGASDQVIRKIWLLGKTMGPAFQIRDDLIDLTHGKGRGGMVGSDIKEGKASFLYSCVLQMASENDRKSLRAIMMKPREETTDNDIQWALELYKKHNVLQYAQGYADKLVIKAYQTIDEIPLEDKTIFKEIANFMARRMS, via the coding sequence ATGGGCATTGAAGATTCCATCAAAACGTATGGAGCAAAGATTGATGAATTATTAACAAGGTTTATTCCTCGCGACCGAAAAGATTACCTTGGCGAGCCTATCTGGCATCACATGCAATCCGGTGGCAAAAGGGTGCGGCCCGCATTATGCCTGATTACCTGTGAAGCCCTCGGAGGGAATCCGGAAGACGCGATACATTTTGCCCTTGCTATTGAATTCATGCATAACATGTTTCTCATGCATGATGATATCGAGGATGGAGATACTGTTAGGCGCGACCAACCGACCGTATGGGTTAAATACGGAATAGCAAATGCAATTAACGCGGGAGATTATCTTCTTGGGTGTGCTTATAAGAGTATCCTTGCCAGCCCTGTACCTCAAGATACAAAGTTGCAGTTACTAGAGGTATTTACTCTGACCTATAATAAAACGGTGGAAGGGCAGGCCTTTGATATAAACGCTAGGGCTGCTGAATTATTTTCCGTTGAAGAATATATGAAGATGGTCACACTTAAGACAGGGTATTATCTTGCCTGCGGTATGGTTGGGGGAGCAATTGTTTCTGGCGCGTCTGATCAGGTTATCAGGAAAATCTGGTTACTGGGCAAGACAATGGGACCAGCCTTTCAAATCCGAGACGATTTAATTGATTTAACTCATGGTAAAGGGCGCGGGGGTATGGTAGGTTCCGATATCAAAGAAGGTAAGGCAAGTTTTTTATATTCATGCGTATTGCAGATGGCGTCTGAAAATGACAGGAAAAGCTTACGTGCTATCATGATGAAACCACGGGAAGAAACTACTGATAATGATATACAGTGGGCGCTGGAACTATATAAAAAGCATAATGTGCTCCAATATGCTCAGGGTTATGCGGACAAATTAGTAATAAAAGCATACCAGACAATCGACGAAATCCCCCTTGAAGACAAAACAATATTTAAAGAAATTGCCAATTTTATGGCGCGGAGGATGTCATAA
- the efp gene encoding elongation factor P — protein sequence MISATEIKRGIVIKYDGELYQVVDFQHVTPGNWRGMVQAKLKHMKQGNVVQKRFRSTEKLEDIFLEHRTMEYLYKDGENYCFMDIENYEQVLLPEEAVKDAIPYMALNSQAKIAFYEDRALSVELPTSVTLKIVETDPGMKGDTVVNVYKPATLETGLVVKVPLFINTGEIIKVDTRSGEFLGREKE from the coding sequence TTGATAAGCGCTACAGAAATTAAAAGAGGTATTGTAATAAAATATGATGGTGAATTGTATCAGGTCGTTGATTTTCAACACGTAACACCAGGTAACTGGCGAGGTATGGTTCAGGCTAAACTGAAGCATATGAAACAGGGCAATGTGGTACAAAAACGCTTTCGGTCAACCGAAAAGCTGGAGGACATATTTCTTGAGCACCGAACAATGGAATATCTCTATAAGGATGGTGAGAATTATTGTTTCATGGATATTGAAAATTACGAACAAGTTTTATTGCCCGAAGAGGCTGTTAAAGATGCTATCCCCTACATGGCTTTAAATAGTCAGGCAAAGATAGCCTTTTATGAAGATCGCGCCCTTTCAGTAGAATTACCCACTTCTGTGACTTTAAAAATAGTAGAAACAGATCCCGGCATGAAAGGAGACACGGTAGTAAATGTTTATAAACCCGCAACGCTGGAAACCGGACTCGTCGTTAAAGTCCCGTTGTTTATAAACACAGGAGAAATAATCAAGGTAGACACAAGGTCAGGAGAGTTTCTCGGCAGGGAAAAGGAATAA